One Parashewanella spongiae genomic window, GAGTATCACAAAAAGCAATCCAAACAGAGGTTATACAGATATGGATAACTTCGTCGTTTTAAAAGACCCACACCCAAACAAAATACCCACCTAAATCAATTCCTGCCTTTCCAATCAACCAATTTAAATGTTTTTCGCAATCTCTTATTTGGAGTAAAGATGACTGAATCACTACAACATGGTTGTCAAAAACCGCAAAATACATTATTGAATCTAAAAACTGTCTTCTCTTTCCATCATCCGTTTTAGGTGGTGCAACTTGTTCAATGGAAAGGTGCTTAGCGTTATCATCAACTGTAACCATTGATTTAAAAGCACCATCAGAATAACGAACTACTTCACCAAATAAAATCCCATAAGTTGTTACATAATGGTTAATAAAAACTTTTACTTGCTCAAGCCCTTCTTCTTCCCCTGCCATATCATCAACATTGATTAATTGATAGCGATCTTTAACTAGAGGAACTGAGTTTAATGCTGCTGTTAGATATGATTGTAACGTAGAAGTATTAATATCCTCACTACATTTAGCTCTTCTATAATGTAGCATCTTTGACTTGTACTCAATTTCATCCTTCATAGATATTCCATTCTGCTTAAAAATAACAAAGGCAATAAAGCCCATGTTTAAATCATCCTCATCAAAAGATGACGTGCATAATGGATTGAAAAACTTAAAAAATCAAGTGATTAGCATGATTTTACTGAACACCTAGAACTAATTGATTCAGCGCAATTCCTTTGAATTATAATAAGCCGTACCACATCAAAATATCAAATCGTAATGGCAAAACTTCTTAGCTTCGAAACAAAGTTAGGTAGCTTCTGCCGTTGCAAACAATCGAGGTATTCATTGGCTGTTAAAGCTGGTTTTCTTAGACTAGCTCTATGCTTTCGAGCTGCTTCAATAACTTTGCTCGCATCCAGTTCAAACATATCACTTAAGAATTCATCTGGATGAACAGCATATATATCGTATACATCAAGTGCTGAAGAAGGAAAGTCTTTGAGGTTGAATGTAATGATTGACTCAGCTTGCCCTTTGATTGCAGCAGCTACTACATGTCTATCATCAACATCTGGCAGAGTGATCCCGTCTATTAGGGTTTCGTAGCCTTCAATCAAACAATCAGGAATATGAGAGTTCATTAGCTTCCGCAGGACTGATCAAAACATAGGTCTTAAAGGTAACAAATCAAAGAGAGATCGCCAGCTCAACCTCAGTTGAACCGCTACCGTAAATCACACAAAGTTTGTGAGTGCTTAGTGGTGTAAATCCGAAGGTGGAAAATTCAGCATTGTTAGCCAGTCATCAACTTTTTTCCCTGTGATATTCTGATACGATGAAGTTCCTTTATGTTTCCCCCAGCGTC contains:
- a CDS encoding PIN domain-containing protein — encoded protein: MNSHIPDCLIEGYETLIDGITLPDVDDRHVVAAAIKGQAESIITFNLKDFPSSALDVYDIYAVHPDEFLSDMFELDASKVIEAARKHRASLRKPALTANEYLDCLQRQKLPNFVSKLRSFAITI